One Piscinibacter lacus genomic window, AACCGGCCTCGGGCTCCAGCGTCAGCTCGAAGAGCTGGCGCGCGCCCAGGGTGGGCATGCGCTCGACCGGCAGCTCGACCACCTGGCCGGGCTGCACCAAGCCCAGCGAGGTCGGGCCCGCCGCGCCCTCGGCCTTGGTCCAGAACTGCAAGGCCTTGCCGGCCGGCACCGCCTCGGGCGGCACGATGGGCACCAGGCGCAAGCGGCCCCCGGCCGTGGCCTCGACCAGCCAGCCATTGCGCTTGTCGTCCGGCGCCTCCAGCACAGCCAGGTAACGCGGCGCGACGGCGCCGCGTGCATCCCGCTCGACCTGCTCGCTCAGCATCACGCCCATCACCAGCGCCGCGGCGGTGGCCAGGGCGCTCACGCCCTGCCAGACGCGAAGCCGGCGCCACAGGCTGTCGTTGGCAGCCTCCACGGCCAGACCATCGACCTCGTCACGCGCTCTCGATGCCGGCAGCCGCGCCTCGATGCGCGACCACAGGCCAGCCGCCGGGGCGGCCGTGCCGACGTGATGGGCCAGGGGCAGCAGGCGGTCCTGCCAGTAGGCGGTCTCGGCCTGAAGGCCGGCATCGTTGACCAGGGCGGCCTCGAAGGCCTGGCGCTCCTCGGCCGACAGGGTGCCGAGCACGTATTCGCCGGCCGAGGCCGTGCGCTCGTCTCGATCGGTGAGGTTCATGACAGGCATTCCTTCAGCGAAACCAGACCGCGGCGGATCCAGCTTTTGACCGTCCCCACCGGCGTGGCCAGTTGCAGGGCGATCTGTTCATGGGTGTGGCCTTCGACGAAGGCCCGGACGATGCACTCGCGGCGCTTGGCCTCCAGCCCGGCCAGGCAGCGCTCGAGCGCGCGCAGCTCGCCCGGCAGGCGCTCGGGGGGCTCGTCGTGCAGGATGGGCAGGGCATCGGCCAGGTCCTCGACGGCATCGCCGACGCTGATCTCGCGGCCGGCCTTGCGCTGCACGTCCAGCGCGCGGTGGCGCACCACCGTGTAGATCCAGCCGCGCGCCGAGCCCAGCGAGCGCTGGTAGCTGCCGGCGCGCTGCCAGATCTGCAGGAAGGCGTCTTGCAGCACGTCATGCGCGGTGTCGCGGTCGCGCACGATGCGCAGCGCCACGCCGAGCAGCCAGCGCGACTCGCGTTCATAGATCTGGCGCAGCGCAAAGCGCTCGCCGCGGGCGCAGGCTTCAAGGGCTGCGGCATGGTCGAAATCGTCCGGGGCGGCGGTGGCCATCAGCGGGGCTTTCGGGTGCGGGGGGACGGGCGGGAGGCGGATCGCATGCGGCTCGCGAAGGTCCAGGTGGGTCTACGGGAAGCTGCCGGCGGCGGATGCAGGCCTCAAAGGCTGAGGCAGGCCAGCGGATCGTGGCCCTCGGCCTCGCCGCGCCGGCTGTGGCCGCGGGCCAGGCAGACGACGCGGGTCTGGCCGCCGCCCTCGTGCACGACGGTGTAGTCGTGGCGGCAGTGCAAGTGGCCGTGTATCCACACCGCCGCGGCCGGCAGCAGGGCATCGTCGGCATTGCAGAAGCTGGCGGTGGCGGGTTGCGCGCCGTAGCGCGGGTCGGCGCTCCTCAGGCTGGGGGCGAAATGCGTCATCACCACCGTGCTGTGCCAGTGGCCGGGGTCGGCCGGGTCGGGCGGCGGCGCCTGGCGCAGCGCGGCGGCCAGCCAGGCGCGGCTGTCGAGCGCCTCCTCGCGCACGGCCGCCGCGTCGAAGGGCAGGCCGTTGCGCGTGCTGCGCATCACGTCGACGAAGTAGCGCGCGGCGCGCAGGGCCTTGTCGCGGCGCGAGGGGCCGAAGAGGTCGAAGTCGCACCAGCGGGTGCAGGCCAGCAGGCGGTGGCGACGGCCGTCGGCGCCTTGCAGCAGCACGGCCTCCTTTTCTAGCAGCCGGATGCCCAGGCCCTGCAGGTGCGCGCGCAGCGCGGGCCAGGCCTCGTTCCACTCGCGCTGGTCGAACTCATGGTTGCCGGCAATCGCATAGACCGGCACCGGCCAGCCCGCGAACTTGCGGTAGCCCTCCCAGCCGGCGTCGATGTCGCCGGCCAGCAGCAGAGCCTCCGCGCCCGGCGCGGGCACGGGCGTGAAGTCCTCGGTTTCCAGGTGCAGGTCGGACAGGATCTGCAGGCGCATGGCGCGGCGGCCCTCAGCCGGCGGCGGCCGGGCTCAACGGCCGTGGCACTGCTTGAACTTGCGGCCGCTGCCGCAGGGGCAGGGGTCGTTGCGGCCCACCTTGGGCTCGCTGCGGCGCACGGTGTCGACCTTCAAGCGCTCGCCGCGCGCGATGTCGGCGATCGCCACCACGTTCTCGATCAGGTCCTCGATGGCCGCATCCAGGCTCTTCAGCGGATGCTCGGCATCCAGCGCCTTCACCACCTCCAGCAGATCGCCCTCGGGCTCGGGCAGGTGGCGGTGGATGCAGTCCAGCAGGTCCGGCAAATCCTCATGGCCCAACTCCTCCAGCATCGGGAAGTGGTTGAGCGCATGCTCGAAGCCCACGGC contains:
- a CDS encoding sigma-70 family RNA polymerase sigma factor — translated: MATAAPDDFDHAAALEACARGERFALRQIYERESRWLLGVALRIVRDRDTAHDVLQDAFLQIWQRAGSYQRSLGSARGWIYTVVRHRALDVQRKAGREISVGDAVEDLADALPILHDEPPERLPGELRALERCLAGLEAKRRECIVRAFVEGHTHEQIALQLATPVGTVKSWIRRGLVSLKECLS
- a CDS encoding anti-sigma factor, yielding MNLTDRDERTASAGEYVLGTLSAEERQAFEAALVNDAGLQAETAYWQDRLLPLAHHVGTAAPAAGLWSRIEARLPASRARDEVDGLAVEAANDSLWRRLRVWQGVSALATAAALVMGVMLSEQVERDARGAVAPRYLAVLEAPDDKRNGWLVEATAGGRLRLVPIVPPEAVPAGKALQFWTKAEGAAGPTSLGLVQPGQVVELPVERMPTLGARQLFELTLEPEAGSPIGRPTGPILYLGRTVQL
- a CDS encoding metallophosphoesterase: MRLQILSDLHLETEDFTPVPAPGAEALLLAGDIDAGWEGYRKFAGWPVPVYAIAGNHEFDQREWNEAWPALRAHLQGLGIRLLEKEAVLLQGADGRRHRLLACTRWCDFDLFGPSRRDKALRAARYFVDVMRSTRNGLPFDAAAVREEALDSRAWLAAALRQAPPPDPADPGHWHSTVVMTHFAPSLRSADPRYGAQPATASFCNADDALLPAAAVWIHGHLHCRHDYTVVHEGGGQTRVVCLARGHSRRGEAEGHDPLACLSL